The following coding sequences are from one Streptomyces sp. NBC_01294 window:
- a CDS encoding polysialyltransferase family glycosyltransferase, giving the protein MPTQIFLASTLYGAATLAAGIDADAFPPAGRRILLTSNHAVTAEVTPGLADMPGFAALRSRFDEVLDWNRVIEPQHPSSWAPRAEDVPIWERQLRALWGLGEDRVELIVESLQVPPAQTLCRLFPGAAVDVYADGLMSYGPTRFRLDPQLGMRVRRVLHLDLVPGLKPLLLTEFGVRVELVPTEPFLKVLAELADLTEAGELAERTALTEPGGAGDPAKAPGPAASGPEPARPPALLLGQYLSALDLMSLAEEEELHVSMVRGAHALGHRDLVFKPHPGAPAAYCRRAQEEAARLGARLTVIAAPVLAETLYQRLRPALVVGCFSTGLLTAATLYGLPVARTGTEAVLARLTPYPNSNRVPLALVDALLPDLADAEAVRAWTPPAPEQVREEPAGLLTAVGFTMQPQILAAHRPAAEAYLSRHLTPRTWRYFTRRRLTSLGLPGGIPAQLSFLPRSRAVRRAVRRMAWLRRVVS; this is encoded by the coding sequence ATGCCCACGCAGATCTTCCTGGCCTCCACCCTCTACGGTGCGGCCACCCTCGCGGCGGGCATCGACGCGGACGCCTTCCCGCCCGCCGGCCGCCGGATCCTGCTGACCAGCAACCACGCCGTCACCGCCGAGGTCACCCCGGGGCTCGCGGACATGCCGGGCTTCGCCGCCCTGCGCAGCCGCTTCGACGAGGTGCTCGACTGGAACCGGGTCATCGAGCCCCAGCACCCGAGCAGCTGGGCCCCGCGCGCCGAAGACGTCCCGATCTGGGAGCGGCAGCTGCGCGCGCTGTGGGGCCTCGGCGAGGACCGCGTCGAGCTGATCGTGGAGTCCTTGCAGGTGCCGCCGGCCCAGACCCTGTGCCGGCTCTTCCCGGGCGCGGCGGTCGACGTCTACGCCGACGGGCTGATGAGTTACGGACCCACGCGCTTCCGGCTCGATCCACAGCTCGGGATGCGCGTGCGGCGGGTGCTGCACCTGGACCTGGTGCCGGGGCTGAAGCCGCTGCTCCTGACGGAGTTCGGGGTGCGGGTGGAGCTGGTGCCGACGGAGCCGTTCCTCAAGGTCCTCGCCGAGCTGGCCGACCTCACCGAGGCCGGGGAGCTCGCCGAACGCACCGCGCTCACCGAGCCGGGTGGGGCCGGCGACCCCGCCAAAGCGCCCGGGCCCGCCGCGTCGGGACCCGAGCCGGCGCGGCCCCCCGCCCTCCTCCTGGGCCAGTACCTCTCGGCGCTCGACCTGATGAGCCTGGCCGAGGAGGAGGAGCTGCACGTGTCGATGGTCCGGGGCGCGCACGCCCTCGGCCACCGCGATCTGGTCTTCAAGCCGCACCCCGGCGCCCCGGCCGCGTACTGCCGCCGGGCGCAGGAGGAGGCCGCGCGGCTCGGTGCGCGCCTCACCGTGATCGCCGCCCCGGTGCTGGCCGAGACCCTCTACCAGCGGCTTCGCCCGGCGCTGGTCGTCGGCTGCTTCTCCACCGGTCTGCTCACGGCCGCCACGCTCTACGGGCTCCCCGTGGCCCGGACCGGCACGGAGGCGGTCCTGGCCCGCCTGACCCCGTACCCGAACAGCAACCGCGTCCCGCTGGCGCTGGTCGACGCCCTGCTCCCGGACCTCGCGGACGCGGAGGCGGTCCGCGCCTGGACGCCCCCGGCCCCCGAGCAGGTCCGCGAGGAGCCGGCCGGGCTGCTCACCGCGGTCGGGTTCACGATGCAGCCGCAGATCCTGGCCGCGCACCGGCCGGCGGCCGAGGCCTACCTGTCACGGCACCTGACCCCCCGCACCTGGCGGTACTTCACCCGCCGCCGGCTGACCTCGCTGGGCCTGCCGGGCGGCATTCCGGCGCAGCTCTCGTTCCTGCCGCGCAGCCGGGCGGTGCGCCGGGCCGTACGGCGGATGGCGTGGCTGCGCCGGGTGGTCAGCTGA
- the leuE gene encoding leucine efflux protein LeuE, whose translation MLGVTDLSTYLAGLVLIILLPGPNSLYVLSVAARRGVRTGYKAAAGVFTGDAVLMLLTAVGAGALLRASPLVFTVVKFLGAGYLAWLAVGMMRGAWALWRTRRERTEAEAAAPADPGESERPYRRALLISLLNPKAILFLMSFFVQFVDPSYAYPALSFLVLGGLLQAGSFLYLTLLIFGGTRLAAAFRRRKRLSAGATSAAGVLFLGFAAKLAVS comes from the coding sequence ATGCTGGGTGTGACCGATCTTTCGACGTATCTCGCCGGCCTGGTGCTGATCATTCTGCTGCCGGGGCCGAACTCGCTCTACGTGCTGTCCGTCGCCGCCCGCCGCGGGGTGCGCACCGGATACAAGGCCGCCGCCGGGGTGTTCACCGGCGACGCCGTGCTGATGCTGCTGACCGCGGTGGGCGCCGGGGCGCTGCTCCGGGCGAGCCCGCTGGTGTTCACCGTGGTGAAGTTCCTCGGGGCCGGCTACCTGGCGTGGCTGGCCGTGGGGATGATGCGGGGCGCGTGGGCGCTGTGGCGCACGCGACGGGAGCGGACGGAGGCCGAGGCCGCCGCCCCCGCCGACCCGGGCGAGAGCGAGCGGCCCTACCGGCGGGCGCTGCTGATCAGCCTCCTCAACCCGAAGGCCATCCTCTTCCTGATGTCCTTCTTCGTGCAGTTCGTGGACCCGTCCTACGCCTACCCGGCGCTGTCGTTCCTGGTCCTGGGCGGTCTGCTGCAGGCCGGCAGCTTCCTCTACCTGACGCTGCTGATATTCGGCGGCACCCGTCTCGCGGCGGCCTTCCGCCGGCGCAAGCGGCTGTCGGCCGGGGCGACCTCGGCGGCCGGCGTGCTGTTCCTGGGCTTCGCGGCCAAGCTCGCCGTCAGCTGA
- a CDS encoding acyl-CoA mutase large subunit family protein produces MARTESGIPIEPVYGPGDLTGWDPDAELGAPGDFPYTRGIYPNMYTGRPWTMRQYAGFGTATESNARYRQLIEGGGTGLSVAFDLPTQMGHDSDAPLAHGEVGKVGVAVDSVDDMRTLFDGIPLDRVSTSMTINAPAALLLLLYQLVAEEQGISGAQLTGTIQNDVLKEYIARGTYIFPPEPSLRLTADTFRYCRAEIPRWNTISISGYHMAEAGASPAQEVAFTLADAIAYVRTALAAGMAVDEFAPRLSFFFVARTTLLEEVAKFRAARRIWARVMREEFGARDPKSLMLRFHTQTAGVQLTAQQPELNLVRVAVQALAAVLGGTQSLHTNSFDEAIALPTEKSARLALRTQQVLAYETDVPHTADPFAGSYAVERMTDELEEQVRGLMRRVEDLGGAVAAIEAGFQKGEIERNAYRIAQETESGERVVVGVNRFALEREEPYEPLRVDPAIEARQCAALARLRAERDGEAVTAGLAALREAAAGTANVLYPMKQALRARATVGEVCGTLREVWGTYEPSGSTW; encoded by the coding sequence ATGGCACGTACCGAGAGCGGAATCCCGATCGAACCGGTCTACGGGCCCGGCGACCTGACGGGGTGGGACCCGGACGCCGAGCTGGGCGCGCCGGGCGACTTCCCCTACACTCGGGGGATTTATCCGAACATGTACACCGGCCGGCCGTGGACCATGCGGCAGTACGCCGGCTTCGGCACGGCCACCGAGTCCAACGCCCGCTACCGGCAGCTCATCGAGGGCGGCGGCACCGGGCTGTCCGTCGCCTTCGACCTGCCGACGCAGATGGGGCACGACTCCGACGCGCCCCTCGCGCACGGAGAGGTCGGCAAGGTGGGGGTCGCCGTCGACTCGGTCGACGACATGCGGACGCTGTTCGACGGGATCCCCCTGGACCGGGTCTCCACCTCCATGACGATCAACGCGCCCGCCGCGCTGCTCCTGCTCCTGTACCAGCTGGTTGCGGAGGAACAGGGCATCTCGGGCGCACAACTGACGGGGACGATCCAGAACGACGTGCTGAAGGAGTACATCGCGCGCGGGACGTACATCTTCCCGCCCGAGCCCTCGCTCCGGCTGACGGCCGACACCTTCCGCTACTGCCGGGCCGAGATCCCCCGGTGGAACACCATTTCCATCTCCGGCTACCACATGGCCGAGGCCGGGGCCTCGCCCGCGCAGGAGGTGGCCTTCACCCTCGCCGACGCCATCGCCTACGTCCGTACGGCGCTCGCGGCCGGGATGGCGGTCGACGAGTTCGCGCCCCGGCTCTCCTTCTTCTTCGTCGCCCGCACCACGCTGCTGGAGGAGGTCGCGAAGTTCCGTGCGGCCCGGCGGATCTGGGCCCGCGTCATGCGGGAGGAGTTCGGGGCCCGGGATCCGAAGTCGCTGATGCTGCGCTTCCACACCCAGACGGCCGGGGTCCAGCTCACGGCGCAGCAGCCGGAGCTGAACCTCGTACGGGTGGCCGTGCAGGCCCTCGCCGCGGTGCTCGGCGGCACGCAGTCGCTGCACACCAACTCCTTCGACGAGGCGATCGCGCTGCCGACGGAGAAGTCGGCCCGCCTCGCGCTGCGCACCCAGCAGGTCCTCGCGTACGAGACGGACGTGCCGCACACCGCGGACCCCTTCGCCGGGTCGTACGCGGTGGAGCGGATGACGGACGAGCTGGAGGAGCAGGTGCGCGGCCTGATGCGGCGGGTCGAGGACCTGGGCGGGGCGGTGGCCGCGATCGAGGCCGGCTTCCAGAAGGGCGAGATCGAGCGGAACGCCTACCGGATCGCGCAGGAGACCGAGAGCGGGGAGCGGGTGGTGGTCGGCGTCAACCGTTTCGCGCTGGAGCGGGAGGAGCCGTACGAGCCGCTGCGCGTGGACCCGGCCATCGAGGCGCGGCAGTGCGCGGCGCTCGCGCGGCTGCGGGCGGAGCGGGACGGGGAGGCGGTGACGGCGGGGCTCGCGGCCCTGCGGGAGGCGGCGGCCGGGACGGCGAACGTGCTGTACCCGATGAAGCAGGCGCTGCGGGCCCGGGCCACGGTGGGAGAGGTGTGCGGGACGCTGCGGGAGGTGTGGGGGACGTACGAGCCGAGCGGTTCCACATGGTGA
- a CDS encoding L,D-transpeptidase family protein has protein sequence MQRQRVIIRTIGVATAVALAATACGPQKTESAGSASSASSSPTAGASPEASPTTDNKPGEASPSASASASASPSASPSPSVKQIMANGDDTDQVRELQARLRQLKLMSVAPTGFYGSKTTAAVKSFQSKNALNATGSVDEATWKKIQSASKKPTAAELRPPTVNEVDAPDPRCMEGRVMCISKESRTLAWMIDGKVISTMDVRFGSENTPTREGVFKVDRKEKDWTSTLYHTAMPYSMFFSGGQAVHYSADFAARGYNGASHGCVNVRDKGKLSALFGQVNVGDKVVVYW, from the coding sequence ATGCAGCGCCAGAGAGTCATAATCCGCACGATCGGGGTGGCAACCGCCGTCGCGCTCGCCGCGACCGCCTGCGGGCCGCAGAAGACGGAGTCCGCCGGCTCCGCCTCCTCGGCTTCGTCTTCGCCCACGGCGGGCGCCTCCCCCGAAGCTTCTCCGACCACCGACAACAAGCCCGGCGAGGCCTCGCCGTCGGCCTCTGCCTCCGCTTCGGCCTCGCCGTCGGCCTCCCCTTCGCCCTCGGTGAAGCAGATCATGGCCAACGGCGACGACACCGATCAGGTGCGCGAGCTCCAGGCCCGCCTGCGGCAGCTCAAGCTGATGTCGGTCGCGCCGACCGGTTTCTACGGTTCCAAGACGACCGCCGCGGTCAAGTCCTTCCAGTCGAAGAACGCTCTGAACGCGACCGGTTCGGTCGACGAGGCCACCTGGAAGAAGATCCAGAGCGCCAGCAAGAAGCCCACCGCCGCCGAGCTGCGCCCGCCGACCGTCAACGAGGTCGACGCCCCGGACCCGCGCTGCATGGAGGGCCGGGTCATGTGCATCAGCAAGGAGAGCCGCACCCTCGCCTGGATGATCGACGGCAAGGTCATCTCGACGATGGACGTGCGCTTCGGCTCGGAGAACACCCCGACCCGCGAGGGCGTGTTCAAGGTGGACCGCAAGGAAAAGGACTGGACGTCCACGCTCTACCACACGGCCATGCCGTACTCGATGTTCTTCAGCGGCGGCCAGGCCGTGCACTACTCGGCCGACTTCGCGGCCCGCGGCTACAACGGCGCCTCGCACGGCTGCGTGAACGTCCGGGACAAGGGCAAGCTGTCGGCGCTCTTCGGCCAGGTCAACGTCGGCGACAAGGTCGTCGTCTACTGGTGA
- a CDS encoding RNA polymerase sigma factor gives MLGDDAELTAAVLAAQDGDENAFRAVYRAVHPRLLGYVRTLVGDGDAEDVTSEAWLQIARDLDSFTGDADRFRGWAARVARNRALDHIRMRGRRPAIGGDDTELTGWAAECDTAGAAMESLSTGRTMALIAQLPQDQAEAVVLRVVVGLDAKSAAETLGKRPGAVRTAAHRGLKKLAELIGAEGAEAGFGPDQGTGSEPGGRVGHNADGRQWDGGGGRDLDAVPAQRGRGGGFVEQTGVTHSRWRTQKDM, from the coding sequence TTGCTGGGGGACGACGCGGAGCTGACCGCCGCGGTGCTCGCGGCACAGGACGGCGACGAGAACGCGTTCCGTGCTGTGTACCGCGCCGTGCACCCACGGCTGCTCGGTTACGTACGCACGCTCGTCGGAGACGGCGACGCGGAGGACGTGACCTCGGAAGCCTGGCTGCAGATCGCCCGCGACCTCGACTCCTTCACCGGAGACGCCGACCGCTTCCGCGGCTGGGCCGCCCGCGTCGCCCGCAACCGCGCCCTCGACCACATCCGCATGCGCGGCCGCCGCCCGGCCATCGGAGGCGACGACACCGAGCTGACCGGCTGGGCCGCCGAGTGCGACACCGCCGGCGCGGCGATGGAGTCCCTTTCCACCGGACGGACCATGGCGCTCATCGCGCAGCTTCCGCAGGACCAGGCCGAGGCCGTCGTCCTGCGGGTCGTGGTCGGGCTGGACGCCAAGAGCGCGGCCGAGACCCTCGGCAAGCGGCCCGGCGCCGTACGGACCGCCGCGCACCGCGGCTTGAAGAAGCTGGCCGAGCTGATCGGCGCCGAGGGCGCGGAGGCCGGGTTCGGGCCGGACCAGGGCACCGGCTCCGAGCCGGGCGGCCGGGTCGGCCATAATGCCGATGGCCGGCAGTGGGACGGCGGGGGCGGGAGGGATCTCGACGCCGTACCCGCGCAGCGTGGCCGAGGCGGGGGCTTCGTAGAACAAACCGGTGTGACGCATTCACGTTGGCGGACGCAGAAGGACATGTGA